The segment AATCCAATCGATGTGCAATACAACTCCTCCATGATGGTATTCTTACAATTTCCCTTACTACCTAGTGGGCTGTCATTTATTAccattacttatttatttgaattttgaccatgtcttgctgtgtagccctggctggcctcaaactcatgatcttccaAATTAGCCTCCTCAGTTCTGGtattataggtatgtgccaccacacccagcttataACTTTATTCTGATCAACACATTTCCCTGAAGTGTGGGTCAGTTTTACATGTAGAGTCTTTGTCATGAgactattttttttatatatgcacatgtgtatgtgtgtgttcgtcATTATAAGATACCTTCTTCGGGCTCGAGACccaatatgtacaacaatgccaagcaaccagagcttccagggactaagccactacctaaagactatacatggactgacgctgggctctgacctcataggtagcaatgaatatcctagtaagagcaccagtggaaggggaagccctgggtcctgctaagactgaacccccagtgaactagactgttggggggagggcggcaatggggggagggttgggaggggaatacccataaggaaggggagggggaagggggatgtttgcccagaaaccgggaaagggaataacactcgaaatgtatataagaaatactcaagttaataaaaaaaaataagataccTTCTTCTAAAAGAGTTCTAATACTTTCTGAAGGTGTAATACAGTTTAATACTAACAGTTCCTCAAAACAATGATGGGAATCGCATTCTGGTGCTTTTATTTTACCTTTAGCATGCAGTGTGTATTTGTTCCTTATGgtatattttatttgttcattaaaaaggcttattttctgttgttgaggaaattaaaacacaaaaacattaAATAACTAACTAAgataaacaaactaacaaacagcAAAAAGAGGGGTTTGCATGTAGATTTCTCTGGAATGCAAGCCCTTATATAGAGAGGAAGCAAGAAGACAGAGAATGCACCACCAGTTGGAATTTTCTCTTGTGTGCAGGATCCAGGCCAGTGGTGCTACTGCAGCATGGCCTTCTTGGGGATGCTAGCAACTGGATTTCCAACCTGCCCAACAACAGCCTGGGTTTTATTCTGGCTGATGCTGGCTTTGATGTGTGGATGGGAAACAGCCGAGGAAACACCTGGTCTCGGAAGCATAAGACCCTCTCCATAGACCAAGATGAGTTCTGGGCTTTCAGGTACAAGAACACTTGGAGGGCGGAGGTGGATACAGATGTGCCTAGAAGCACTGGGTAAAAAATTGTGACGTGGTACTTGAATTACTCATGAAGTTATATCGCCAATGTACTGACTCAATATtccccagtatttttttttattatcctgTGCTGCTATGGGTGAGTATGGGGAAGACTGGTTCTCCCAAGGTCTAGCTTGTAGATTGAGAACAGTGCCTGGTGTCAGGTGATTGAGACTGGAGTAGGAAAGGAGTCCAGTCATTTCCATGTGATTTTTCTAGGATTAACTCCCTCATATACAGCAACAAGACTGACACCCCCAAGACATGAGACCAAGTTCATTAAATAGGGATTTACCAATTGTTGTATATCATCACCTTAAGTCGTAATTCTCATAGCCTTACTCAAGTTCCTAATGTCCTTACTTACCACTGGTGGTCAACCAGTTCTTTATGCATTTGGTCAGATAAGAGTTTTGCTACCATTCCAGCATTCCTCCCACAAAGAAATCTGCATTCCTCTGAGCTGTTTTCATTACAAGGCAGAACATGCCTCACAGTAGGAGGTGGCTTGTATGTTCAAAACTGCTCAATAGTCATTACTATATGACAGCGTCCAGACAGAATAGACATTTCTAACAGTCTGTGCCCCCACAGAGTCCCACGGGCTTGAAACAAATCCATCTTGAGGGTTGTGAGAAACACAGTGACAAGTTAACAGAGCtgattctggtgtgtgtgtgggggggggggaattgtTGGCAGATCCTGGGGGATTCTGACTGTGTTCTGTTTGCATTATCATTGTTGAATAACTTTGTCTTTTCCCTTTGTAGTTATGATGAAATGGCTAGGTTTGACCTTCCAGCTGTGATAAACTTTATCTTACAGAAAACGGGCCAGAAAAAGATCTATTATGTTGGCTATTCCCAGGGCACCACCATGGGTAGGTTCACAGGAAAGAAGGTTGGTATACACAGAATGAGCCCGTGAGCCTGTGACCCAAGCTATGGCTGAACTCAGGCAATTACTCATGTCGCCTGGCCTTCTCTCCTTCAGTGACTCTAAAAGCTTCAGGGAACAACAAAAGGTTGAACTGAAGGAGACCTGGGATGTGGTAGAAAGATGAGAGGTGTGGATCAAAACACCATCTCTGCTATTATTTAGATGATACCCCAAAAGCAAAACCTTCATCACACTggtctcagtttcttcatctgcaaaatggaGATCATAAGTCCCCCTTATGGGTACTCTAACTGATTGGACTACATGATACAATCATGCATGTTAGCTCTGTGAAGTTGGGTATTTTGTCTAAAGTACAGCTGTTATAAAGCTTTCTTGTCCCTATTACGCACTCAATGAATGTGTTCAGTGAATGAAGCCTTGAGTTCACAGTTGGCCTCACAGTGGGGATTAAGAAAGACACGGAGTGCTGTCACTGAATGACAAGCAGAATTGGTGCTGTGAACTCAAGTTTCTCTCTTTATCAGTGTCTGGTGATTACATCCTGCTTTGAGTGAATCTTCAAGAGACTTAGGACAACTCAAGCAACTCAGGACAAGATCACTTATATGGAGAGATGGAAATGGGGCTATTCTGGCCTCATATCAGACCTAAACCAATAGGGTTTGTTCCTAGTCTTGAAGTGGGAGAAAGAATGATCTGTGTGACAAAATGAGGGTCTCTGAGACTAGCCAGGTCTCTTTAATCTGTGTTTTGAAGCTAAATCCTGAGTTGAGAGCAGGAATACAGTTTTCCTAGAAAAAGACTGCACTTTTTAGTAAGGGTAACTTATCCAGCTACCAGAGAAGGGTCTATACTGGTTAGAAAGATGAAGTTAAGCAGATTCAGTTCTGTCTTCATATTGTTTTCTGCTTTCATAATAACTACCTTAGATGCATACTTACTAACTACATCATTTTCCTTTATCACTGAAGAAGAATATATGGGAGAAATCTatatctccattttacagatgaatgaAGTATGACATATTGAAAGACCAGGGACTTAATAAGCCAGTAATTGCACATGCATATGTCTAATAACCAGTGTTGCATGAGGGAAACTCGATGCATAGGAATTCTACATGTACATTCCTCCTAAGAGTCTTAACTTCCATCTCCACAACCACTGGAGATAAGGAAGTCAAACCTTTCCGAGAAGGGATATGGATACCTTTGAGCCTGCTACCATACTCCTGAAGCATGACTTCAAGCTGTCATAATCTTCAGTCGTCACTGGGTTAACTCATAGGATGCTTGCTGCTTCCTTAATTCAACAGTATACCATGGTACCAGCAGATGATGCAGTCCCTCTGGTCACAGGGACTCACTCCAGGTGGTTTGCTCCTGCCAACACTCTCACTGGTCATTAAACAGTGTCACCAAGCTTATCTTTTTATTAGCTGTTGTTTGTTTCCCATGAGAACAGTGGCAATTTACGTCTGTCTGAAATCCCTCAGGTTTAGGCTCTGTCTCCCTCTATGAAAGGAATAAAGGACTTAATATGCCTAGAGAGATTCAAGGAGAAGACAAGATAATGAGAAAATCTATTGCACGTGCCAAGTACAACATCTTGAAGGAGAGTTCACGCATATCAAATTGTCAGTGTTTCCCCTAAAATATAGTCGACCCTGGGAGATACATCAGACAAAGTGTCAAAGATTACACTAGGTATAGCCAAACTCTAGACAGCAACTTTTCTCAAGCAGATGACATAATTTGTACACAAAATTAACCTGACGCGGTAGAACAGTGAACACAGTAAACtggctatttttgtttgtctctctctctcttggtctgTATCAGTCACAGAACAGTCAGTTATCTATTGGGAATTATGTGGTTTATTAGGGCTTCTTGGGTTTTCTTCATAAAACTAGCTAGGGTCCTAAAAAGAAATTTCCAACAATCACTGAGAATTATTGCTCACATCATGTGGTATCCTATAAAAATAATGTCGCACTGGGAATCAAAAATTTCTAATGGCTGCCGGAACTGAGAGCCCAAAGTCAGTGTGCTCATCTCTCAGTGATACTCCAGAGGTGGAGATAAGTCTGGGTTTTACATTTTCCTTAATATTTGATAGCAGCAGTGGGCTGCAGTGTTGCTAGCTCTCATCAAACCACAGATAGAAGAGTTACAGTGTTTCATAACTCTACAATCCAGAGGTccctttaaaatgatttttctatACTCAATTTGGTCAGCTTAACATCAAGGTAAAGATGCTGATGACAGGGCAGGATGCTATTTTCAGAGGAATGTATGAGCAAGAAATCAAAGGTTAGGCTAATAGTAAACCATGGGGCTATTAAAATTAAAACCCTGAACTTGCTTTTCATGAAGAGCAATCTTCCAGGGAGAGGTGATTTATGGTTCTCGGATCTTAACATTGGAGGAGAGTTCTAACCTGGTCAGAGTTAATCTGGTGAGGACAGGTTTGTGTATTCCCATCCTCTTGTACTCACGTAAAGCTGAGAGAACAAGAGATGATAACACGTTTCTTGTGTGTTTGCCTTTGCGTACGGCTAGCAAACCCAGTCAGATGCAGAGAACTGTATAGAAGGACTCTGTCTTCTCTTATACCCATTCACTTCCTGAGAATGGAACAGAGGTCATGAGTTTTGGTTTTCGTATCCTCAAACTGGAGAGATTGACCTAAACAGAGAATGTGCAAAAATGTCTGATCTCAAATGTAAGATCTGTCCTGGCTTCATGGGACAGCTTTTCTCTTCCATGGGTTCAACAGAGATCTTCTTCACTAAACAAGACTATGTGGGAAAACTGTTCTCTCTACTCCAGGTGTAAGAGCTGAACAATTTAACTCAATGAGAACTTCCTACTTTGAAACAAGTAAAAGAGGTGACATAGAAAACGCAGATATTTTTGCATTAATCACCCACtgccaccaacacacacacacacacacacacacacacacacacacacacacacacacacacatcatcccTGAAGCCTATTACTGCACTGGTTAAGACCTAATCACACATAATTATAAAGGAATTTTGACAGaagtaaaacacacatttcatAAGTTCTGAGCTATTCCGTTCCCACAGTgatgaatttttctctcttacaGGCTTTATTGCATTCTCCACCATGCCAGAGCTAGCTCATAAGATCAAAATGTATTTTGCCTTAGCCCCTATAGCCACTGTTAAACATGCAAAAAGTCCTGGTACCAAGTTTCTGCTGCTGCCAGATATGATGATCAAGGTACGTGAAACCCCAGATGCCTCCACCTACAGGAAAGTCTTTCTGACCAGTTTCTTGTAATAATGCTTTAAAGGAAAGCCACTCCCTCCCTGGCCATATTGTCATGGACAGTATTTTATCTCTTCTCCTTACAGGGATTGTTTGGCAGACAAGAATTTTTATACCAGACTAGGTTTTTCAGACAGCTTTTTATTTACCTTTGTGGCCAGATGATTCTCGACCAAATCTGCAGTAACATCATCTTACTCCTGGGAGGTTTTAACACGAACAACATGAACATGGTGAGTGGGAATGTCGTTTCCTAAGCAAAGCTGGGAAGATCTTGGTCTCAGCAATTGAAAACCAGCTGACACCAGCCAAGGGCTTAGAGAAACGATGTGCAACCTGCGGTGTGCGATTTCCCAATTGTAAGAAAACATGGGGCAAGCTGCAGGAGAGGATAAGGCAAGGTTAATGGAAAATCGCTAGATCCTAACTTGACAGATGATAGGTTGGAAACCTACAGGGAGAAAAAAACGTGgggaaaaataacaagaaaaatgaaagtcaATCAACAATCGCCCATCTCTATGCTCCACGGGGGAACTTTTGATTTGTACTTGATGTTCCTTTTGATGGAAATGGGTAGGTCAGCTCATTTGGGGTACTGCTCCTGGTGGCATCGGAGGGTGAGTTTCCTCATATGTATGGGTTGAAGATTAGTGTGCAAGATGCCGTGGCTAGAGATAATTCCTAGAGAAGGATTGAAATTGGACTTGGTGGATAAAAAGTGGGGCAGGGAAACGACTTCAAAGCAAACTGAAATTGACACTCTActtggtggttctcaacctgtgggtcgtgacccaaCAAGGGTCACATGTCAGATATTCTGTGTATCAGATattggagtcaccacaacatgaggaactgtattaaagggtcacagtattaggaaggttgagaatcactgctccaGAATTTGTGAAGGTAGACAAACCCTACAGAGATGATAATGAGGGAGAGTTTGGTCAAGGCATGGGTTTTCAGGCAGGAAGTCAATGAGGGCTGACCACAGAGGGCTGCCTGCTTGGACCATTCTCACTGACCGGAGGAATGTCTTTCATTcctaaaaattctttctttttaaaggaaaatcaaAAAGAATTAACTTATAGCCACCACTTAACATACATCTATACTGTATCAGAATAAACTGTTCCAGACAGCAAACCCATTAGACAAGCATTATTAATTTCTCCACTATATAGATTGGCATACTGAATTTAAGGGTTAATTAACTTGTCCAGATTCGCCCAAAGATTAAATAATAGAGCTAGGACCAGTATTAGAGTCCTTGCCCTAAATATCTCTAGTATAGTTACTTACTTATTATTGTTTTATCTGTTGTTTGCAGTGTTAGGGTTGAAACTAGTGATTTCTTCTTAACAAGAACCTAATCTCAAATGAACGACATTGTTTCATAAGAAGGCAGTGATAGTTGATTGGCGTGCACATATCCTTTTCTGTTTAAGATTATGGCTGCTAATTTAATGATGTTGCCGTTACTTAGTCTGACACCATTGAGGTCTGGTTTTTGTCAAGACTGACATCTGGTCACATAAATCCTTGTGCTTTGTTACAGAGTCGAGCAAATGTGTATGTCGCCCATACACCTGCTGGAACATCTGTGCAGAATATTCTCCACTGGAGCCAGGTCAGAATGCCCAGCTTGCAGCCCCAGATAAGGATCCTTGCCCATTTTGACTGTAATAGTCATGAAACCTGGTGGTTTCTGTTTGTCCTGTGTTAAAATCTGGCTAGTGATATTTGAATATGGGCTTAGTTTAACATTCCAGAGGGAGGAGGCAAGGGCAGAAAGGGCCTTAAGCCTGTCTTTGCTGCATCTTGAAAGTAGGATGATTCAGATAAGATACTTCTCTGTTTAGAGTCAAAGTTCCAAAGACTGGTGAAGGAATGTATGCTTCCAATTGTCCTTTTCTGCTTTTTGAGTTTTGCAGTCAAGCCGGATTGAGAATATAGAGGTGGGGCCAAAGTACAGAAAGGAATCTTTACAGGAGTCAAGCTTAGCAGTCTCAGTAGAGAATTGTGTGAGAGAGTAAGTGAgcgagtgtgtttgtgtgtgtgtctgtgtgtgtctgtgtgtgtgtgagtgtgtttatgtgagtgtgagtgtgtgtgtgtgtttgtgtgtgtgtgtgtgtgtgtgtgtgtgtatgagaggggGTAGGGTTGCAGGGAAAAACAGGTAGAGAGGTTCAAGAGGAAAATTCTGGACACTGTGTCTCGAATTGTACCAAACACCCACCCACAATGATACAACAGAGATGCACTTCCTGCAGTAAATGGCAATGGTAACGCTTTGCTGTACACCACACTTCTTGCTAAAAGAGCCAGATCCAGGCTTGCAGATTTCTCAAAGGACTCCCAGTGTGCAGCAGGAGAATAGCCCAAAGAACTTTGCTCTGTGCTGGGCTCTGCTTCACAACTGAAGATGAGTTGAGCATTTGGATACTCCGTCTCTCTCTTTAGAAaccttgttttctctcttctagGCAGTAAATTCCGGGGAACTTCGTGCCTTTGACTGGGGAAGTGAGACCAAAAATCGGGAGAAAAGCAATCAGGTAACAGTGTCAACTTACTTACTTTACCGCCTGCTAAAAATCCACCGGCCTTTGGAAAAGGGTGACAACAGATTCCAGAGATAGGAATCAATTACAGAAACCCAAGCAGAAAAGATGACAGTTCAACTTTAACTGCATCTGAAATTGGGAAAGAATAAAGCTTAGCCAGCAGACTCTTCATTCCTGCAAGGCATGGGAGGCCTGTTTCTCTGAGCCTGCCCCAGGGGTAAGGCCCCAGGGATGCCTGCAGGCAAGATGGGGTTTTGCTGGTCAGATGAGTGCATACTAAAGGGATTCTTTTAGGAACAAAacaaacattcacacagagaTGCTGTGGTGGTAAGACACAAGAAAAAGATCCAGAAACAATCAATGGGGATTCCTGTTCTTCATGACTCTGCACCTCAAACCTGTGGGATTGTGGGTAGGCTGCCATGATTCAGGATGTACTCTTTCTAAAATAGAAATCATTGTATCATATAATCCTTAAGATGCCTTTGGGACTAGGGAGATGTCCCACAGGTAAGAgaacttgctgtgcaaacatgaggacctgagttgccCTAGCACTTACGTAACAAGCCAGGCATGGCCAAGCTTGTCTCTAacctcagtgctggggattgggtgtgggagacagaaagattgttgGGGCTTACTGCCCAGCCAGTTTAGCCAGAAAAACCATGGACTCCAGATTCAATTAGAACCCTGTCACAGGAGAACAGGACAAACAATGAGAGACAAGTTGTTCCATGTCCTCCTTTGGCCTCCCTCCATGCCCAGACTGCCTCATAGCATATGGacctgtatacacatgtgcacatgtaaaccaccacacacacacaaattctctcTGGTCATACTTTTAATAAATATGAATTTCAAGCTAAAATccaaaaataatcccatgcaaatGTTATTACGTCACTGGGATTGTGAGATAGACAGATAAAGAAACAGAACTGAGTATGTATGCCCTTTTGAGTATAAAACTCCCACTGAAGATTTCTGGTTGCCATGAAAGTAGATATAGAGATTACTCATATAATGCAAAGTGTGGTGGGGGGGAGAATATGCACTGCCCAATCTTTCTTTGAGGTATCACATTATACTTAACAGTCAGTACAGTAATCCATCTAGATATAAAATGTTGGAACTGCGTGGTTCTCCTTAGATATGAAACTCAGTCACATTACCTAACTCTTTTGAGACCACCCTTGACTGTTTTCAAAACCATGCCTTTAGCAAAAACATATGAGGATCTAAGATGTTTTTTATTGGTAAGGGTTTTGTGGGTTGAGTTCTAGAGAATGTGATGGATGCAGACTAGGTGTGAGAAAATggcaaggaagagaagagaaaacaaatgtgtgGGAAGATGACATTTAATGCTGTCAGCTGGAGCTGGGTGGGACCTTTAGCTCAGTCTTTTCACCCAGAAGATGAGAAAGGGCAAGTGTTACATCATAGAGTGTCTTGGCTCTGCATCTAAATTAGGCAGCCACTTGAGTGTTTATGGAGccaagaagacaaagaagatatCTAGGGTTGAAGCTGTGACTTGTGGTTGGTTTTATGCTAAGAAACTGGCCTCCCTGGTTCTATGGAAATTTCTGAGTGTTGAATGATATCAGACTGCCAGGGAAATCCAGCAGCATTGCCTGGGCAAGAGAAGTCTCCTAGGAAAAGACTTCGTTGGATGGTTTGGGTTTGGGACAGGTATCTAACTTTATTCTCCCCTTAGTTTAGGGTAGCTGAGTGCCTGAGGCTGTTTGTGGTTTTTCCCAGTTTGTGAAGTTCAGGGAAGCTGAACGTGCACTGTGTATGCGGGGGATACACAGACCCTCATAATAGCTTCCCGTCTTTTCTATGTGGCGTCTCATAAACTGTAACtatcaagaaaattattgtaAGAGGATATTTGtgtataaaatgtttaataagaAAAATGACATTATCCAATGTCTAAAATGCATCTAAAAGATAGGGATTCAGTAGAGCACATAGAACATATATTCAGCATGAATAAGTTAAATTCCTGTCAATACGTCCCTGTCCAAgtatgtgtgcaaacacacaaacatacacatgtacatgaacatgcacacccTAATTTATATGCCTTCTTGAACAATGTAGTAAGGTTTTAgagatattatttctatttcccagTAAAGAAACTAATGTTGAACCATGTTAAGTTTTCCTTAAAGTATGGCCTGGAATATAAACTCTTAACAGAGTTCTACATGACTAATGCCTACAAAGCTTTCAGCACATTATGTTTACTTAAAATAGAAGTTGTAAATTTGAATATAAAAGTAGTATGTGAAGTTCAAACTATTCTTTTTACCTAGCCAACTCCTATAAGGTACAAAGTTCGAGATATGATGGTCCCAACAGCCATGTGGACTGGAGGGCAAGATTGGCTTTCAAATCCAGATGACGTGAAAACGTTGCTTTCTGAAGTCACCAACCTCATCTACCACAAGAACATTCCTGAGTGGGCGCATGTGGATTTCATCTGGGGGCTGGATGCCCCTCACCGTGTGTACAATGAAATTATACATCTGATGAAGCAGGAATCCAGCCTTCCCCAGGGAACCTGCAGGGTCAAATTGTGACG is part of the Rattus norvegicus strain BN/NHsdMcwi chromosome 1, GRCr8, whole genome shotgun sequence genome and harbors:
- the Lipm gene encoding lipase member M; protein product: MSEILSRAWSVSHRVEIWLLILVAYLLQRNVNSGHMPTKAADPEAFMNVSEIIKHKGYPSEEYEVATEDGYILSVNRIPRGQTQLKKEGSRPVVLLQHGLLGDASNWISNLPNNSLGFILADAGFDVWMGNSRGNTWSRKHKTLSIDQDEFWAFSYDEMARFDLPAVINFILQKTGQKKIYYVGYSQGTTMGFIAFSTMPELAHKIKMYFALAPIATVKHAKSPGTKFLLLPDMMIKGLFGRQEFLYQTRFFRQLFIYLCGQMILDQICSNIILLLGGFNTNNMNMSRANVYVAHTPAGTSVQNILHWSQAVNSGELRAFDWGSETKNREKSNQPTPIRYKVRDMMVPTAMWTGGQDWLSNPDDVKTLLSEVTNLIYHKNIPEWAHVDFIWGLDAPHRVYNEIIHLMKQESSLPQGTCRVKL